The genomic DNA CTCCAGGGCGACGAATTTCTCAGCGAGTACGACGATTCCGACACGGTCCGGCGGATCTTCGCGGGGAACAGCCTGGCGGCAGGGGGACCGGAACACCTCACGGTGTGCGCGGGCACCCACACCGGCCGGATACGCCTGACCACTCGGCAGTGCGCGGACGAACCACCGCTCCCGGGCGAGGAGTGGGAGACCGTGGTGGACGTGAGCATCTGCAGCACGAGTGGCAGCCTGTGGTTGTTCCGGTGGGGCGGTGACGTCGAGGAGGACGCCGGGAACTTCGCGACGGCCGGGGCGGGTTGGTATCGCGTCCGCGTGCAGGCACGCGGGCGCGACGACGGCGACGGGAACGACGGCGACGGGCACGACGGCGACACCCCGGTGGAGGAGCACTTCCTCAGCGTGTGGCCGGCGCCGCCTGGACCCGACACCGTGCACCGTGCGAACGATGCCTTCGCCCGCACGCACTATGACCCAACCCGGCCTCCTGGCCGGCCTGTTCAGCCCTGAGCCGCCTCGCTGTCGAGCTCCTGCTCGGGCTCGCTCTCGACACTCATCCCGCGCCCGGCGTCGTACGACCGTGCCGCGGCATTACGACCGGTAGCCGCCCAGCGTCCTCAACCCCGGCAACGCCCTGTCCTGGAAGTCGAACAACGCCAGGTTCTCCCACGCGTTGCCGGACGTCGGATCGGTCGGGTCCCAGCCGTCCCCCTTGCGATACGTCCAGACGCCCTCCCAATAGCAGTAGCCCAGCCCCTTGCCCCCAGGCACGTCCACCATCAGGTCCGCCACCGTCCGCAGCCACGCCGCCTGCCCCGCCGGTGTCGCCGGGTAGCCCTCCGTCAACTGCGAGGGGTCGTACATGATGTCGTTCGTCGCGTCCTCGCTCTCCAGCGTGAACGGATACGCCGTCTCCGCGATCAGCACCGGCTTGTCGTAACGGGCAGCCAGATCGGCCAAGTTGGCCGCCGCCGCTGCCGGGGTGCCGTGCCAGAACGGGTAGTACGACTGGCCGATGATGTCGAAGTCGACCCCGTCGGCCACCACGTTGTCGTACCACCAGCGGGACGTGCCGTTGTCGCCGCCGGAGGCGATGTGGAGCATCGTGCGGATGCGGGGGGTCGTGTCGCGGGCGGCGGTCAGGCCGGCCTTCAGGAACGTCGTGAGGTTGCCCCAACCCCCGCCGTCGTCACCCCAGTTCTTGCCCGTGGGCCAGAGCAGGCCGCCGTTGATCTCGTTGCCGATCTGCACCAGGTCCGCCGGAGTGCCCTGGCGGCGCAACGCGCCCAGCACGTCGGCGGTGTGGTCGTAGACCGCCCTCGTCAGGCCCGCCACATCCAGGTCCGCCCAGGCCGCCGGCTTGGTCTGGTGCGCCGGGTCCGCCCATGTGTCGGAGTAGTGGAAGTCGACCCAGATGCCGATACCCGCCCGGCGCAACCGCTTCGCCAGCGGCAGGATGTGCCTCTTGTTGTTGTAGCCGTCGGCCGGGTTCACCCACACCTTCAGGCGGGCGTGGGTGACGCCCGCGTCGGCCAGGATGCGGATCGGGTCGTCCCGGCGGCCGTCCGCACGGCGGTACACCGCGCCGTACGCCTCGTCCTTCGGCAACGACGAGATGTCCATGCCCCGGATCTCCAGCCGGCGCCGGTCGGCGGCCACCGCCGGCGCCGCACCCAACACCGGCACCGCGAGCGCGGCGGCACCGACCGCACCCGCCGCCGTAAGAACACTGCGTCTGCGCATAACGAAGTTCCCTCTCACCGACAGAAAAGAAGCACGAGCAACTGAGGTTCACAACACGGGAGTTGATCAGCGCGGGGTGCGGAACACCTCCACCCCGCCCGCCGGCACCGCCGCCCGGGTCCCGTCCGGCAGCACCACCTTCACCTCGCTTCCGGTGTGGTTCACCGCGAAGCGAAACGTCCCCGACTCGCCCTCCCGTACGACGAGTTCGACATCGCGCGGCAGATCGACCGGCGTGATCCCCGCGTCCGCGAGGGCGAGGTCCACCACGGCCGCCAGGTCGGCGCCCGTCAGCCGCGTCGCCAAGTACCAGGCCGCACCGGACCCCAGCCCGTACCGGGTCAACGCGGGCCCACCCGCCGTACGCCCCTCGGCGAACACCGCGACCGTCTCGCAGCCCGCACCCGGGATCACGACCTCCGACCACAGATCCGCCGTGTACGACGAACCGTCCGCACCCTGGACCGAGATCGTCTCCCCCGGCAGCAGCGGGTCGAACTCCTCGACGGTCAGGCCGAGTACGTCCCGAAGCGCCCCGGGATACGGCCCCGCGTGCAAGGTGTCGTTCTCGTCGACGATCCCGGAGAAGAAGGAGACCAGCACCGTCCCGCCCCGCGACACGTACCGCTCCAGATCCGCCCCCACCCCGGCCGGCGCCGCGTACAACTGCGGTACCACCAGCAGTGGATACCGCTCCGGGTCCAGGTCGCCGAGCCCAGTCGGCGGCAGGAAGTCCACCGTCAAGTGCCGGTCGTAGAGCGCTTCGTAGAAGGAATCCAACCGTTCCCGCGCGTCCAGATCCTGGCTCGGCCGCCACTCCAGGCTCTGCGCCCACCAGGAGTCCCACGACCACACCATCGCCACGTCACCCCGCGTCCGGGTGCCGCGCAGGCCGGCCTCGCCCAAGTCCGAGACCCGGCGGCCGAGTTCCGTCACCTCGCGCCAACCCCGGTTGTCCGTACCGGAGTTCGCCAGCATCGCGGTGTGGAACTTCTCCGCGCCCGACTGCGACTGCCGCCACTGGAAGAACATCGCGCCCTCGGAACCCCGCGCCACATGCCCGAGTGAGTTCCGGGCCATCTCACCGGGGCGCTTCGCGGGGTTGTACGGCTGCCAGTTGACCCCCGACGTGGCGTGCTCCAGCAGCAGCCACGGGCCGCCGCCCGCCACCGAGCGCGTCAAGTCGGCCGCCAGCGCCAGGTTCACGTGCGTGCGGCGGCCGTCGGTCATCAGGTAGTGGTCGTTGGTGACGAGGTCGACCTCCTTCGCCCAGGCCCAGTAGTCGACGGTCTGGCCCTGGCTCGGCGCGACCATGAAGTTGGTGGTGACCGGGATGGCGGGGGAGAGGCGGTGCAGGATGTCCCGCTCGGCCACGAAGTTGGCGCGGGCCTGGGCGTCGGCGAAGCGGTGGTAGTCGAGTTGCTGGGTGGGATTGCATACGGACGGGGTCGCGCGGGGCGGAGTGATCTCCTCCCAGTCGCCGTACTGCTGGCCCCAAAACGCCGTTCCCCAGGCCTTGTTGAGGGCATCGAGGGTGTCGTGGCGCTCGCGCAGCCAGCCCCGGAAAGCCACCGCGCACACATCGCAGTAGCAGGCGAGCACCGGGGCGCCGTACTCGTTGTGGACGTGCCACAGGACCACGGCCGGGTGGCTGCCGTAGCGCTCGGCGAGGGCCGTCGTGATCGTGGCCGCCGCCGCCCGGTAGGCGGGGTTCGAGTGGCAGATCGCGCCCCGCGAGCCGAAGGCGAGGCGGACTCCCTCGCGCGTCACCGGGAGCGCGTCGGGGTGCGCGCGGTAGAACCACGCCGGCGGTACGACGGTCGGCGTGCCGAGGTTCACGGAGATCCCGGACGCGTGCAGCAGCTCGACGACCGTGTCGAGCCATTCCCAGTCGTACTCACCGGGACGCGGTTCCATCCGGGCCCAGGAGAAGACGCCGAGGGAGACCGTCGTGACCCCGGCCTCCCGCATCAGCCGTACGTCCTCCTCCCAGACCTCCTGCGGCCACTGCTCGGGGTTGTAGTCACCTCCGAAGGCGAGCGGCAGACGGTCGTGGGGGGCGGGGGACGGCATGGGTTCACTCCCGGGGATCGAGGACTGAGGCGACCACAGCACGGCTGAATCGCGGCCGTTTCTGTGATCGTGCACATGGATGGTCGTGGCTGCCACCCGTCAGCAACAAGTAGGTAACCCCAGGCGTCATCCATTGACAAGGGTCCGAAACAATTCTCTACTGTGCACGGTCACAGAGCCGTGACCGGCTCGCACCCAGTCAGGGGAGATGAAGATGTCGATCCACCGCCACCAGTTCAGCAGGCGCAGCATTCTTGCCGGGGCGGCAGCCGTAGGCCTCACGGGCACCCTCGCCGCCTGCGGCGGTTCCGACGACGACTCCGGCAAGAGCAGCGGGCCGGTCAAGCTGACCTACTGGGCCTGGGCGCCGAACATGGAAAAGGTCGCCGCGATCTGGAACAAGAAGAACCCGGACATCACGGTCACCGTGTCCAAGCAGGCCGCGGGCAAGGACATCGTCTCCAAGCTGATCACCGCGAAGAAGGCGGGCAACGCCCCCGACCTCATCCAGGTCGAGTACCAGTCGCTGCCGACGCTGGTCTCGAACGACGTCCTCGCGGACATCTCGAAGTACGCGAAGTCCGCCAAGTCCCAGTTCGCCGAGGGCCTTTGGGGCATGGTCACGCTCGGCACGGACGCGGTCTACGCGATACCGCAGGACTCCGGGCCGCTGATGTTCTTCTACCGTGAGGACCTGTTCAAGCAGCACAACCTGACGGTCCCGGCGACCTGGGACGACTTCGCGAAGACCGCCCGCGCCGCCAAGAAGGCCCTCCCGAACGCCTACTTGACGACGTTCTCCTCCAACGACCCGGGATTGTTCGCGGGGTTGTCGCAGCAGGCCGGCGCCAAGTGGTGGACTGTGCAGAGCGGCGGCAAGTGGACCGTCGGCATCGACGACGCGGCCACGAAGAAGGTGACCGACTTCTGGGGCGGTCTCGTCCAGGAGGGCGTGATCGACAACCAGCCGATGTACACGCCGGCTTGGAACAACGCCCTGAACAAGGGCACCAACATCGCCTGGGTCTCCGCCGTGTGGGCGCCCGGTGTGCTCGTCAGCTCGGCCCCCGACACCAAGGGCAAGTGGCGCATGGCACCGCTGCCGCAGTGGAGCGCGGGCGAGGACGTCACCGGCAGTTGGGGCGGCTCCTCCACCGGTGTCTCCACCGACTCCAAGCACGCCGAGGCCGCGGCCAAGTTCGCGACCTGGCTGAACACCGACCCGGAGGCGCTGGCCGCTCTGGTCAAGGAAGTCGCCATCTACCCGGCGGCCACCAAGGGCCAGTCCGGCTCGGTGCTCACCCCGCCCGAGTTCTTCCCGAACCAGACCGACTTCTACGACACGGCCGCGAAGATCGCCGCCACCACGGCCGCCTCCGCCTGGGGCCCGAACGTCCAGGTCGCCTACGACACCTTCAGCGACGCGTTCGGCACGGCCACCAAGGCGAAGAAGGCGGCGCAGTTCGACACCGCGCTCGCCACCATGCAGTCGTCGACCTTCACGGACATGAAGAAGCAGGGCTTCAAGGTGACCGAGGCATGACCAGCACTCCGCTCAAGGGCTCCGACCGGCTCGCGGCCGGGCCCTTGGCGGACGGCACCGCCACACCCGTCCGCCCCCGCCTCCGTCGCCGTGGCCGCAGCGCGCCGTACTGGTTCCTCGTACCGGCCGTGCTCCTGTTCATCTCCTTCACCGTCGTACCGATCGGGTACGCGGTGTGGCTCAGCCTCCACAAGGTCCAGGTCAAGGGCATCGGCCTCGGCAAGGGCGCCCGCGAACAGGTGTGGAACGGCATCGGCAACTACACCGCCGTGTTCGAGGACTCCGAGTTCGGCCACAGCGTCCTGCGCGCCTTCGGCTACGGCCTGATCGTCATCCCCACGATGCTCGGTCTGGCGCTGGTCTTCGCGCTGATGCTCGACACCCCGCAGGCACGCAGCGCCAAGTTCGCGCGCCTCGCGATCTTCCTGCCGTACGCCGTCCCCGGCATCATCGCCGCACTGATGTGGGGCTTCCTGTACCTCCCGACGGTCAGCCCCTTCTACTACCTGCTCCGTGAGTTCAACCTCCCGCAGCCGGACCTGTTCGACGGCGGCAACCTGTACCTGTCCTTCGCGAACATCGCGGTGTGGGGCGGCACGGGCTTCAACATGATCGTCATCTACACCGCCCTGCGCGCGATCCCGCAGGAGATCTACGAGGCCGCGAAGATCGACGGCGCGTCCGACCTGAAGATCGCCCTGCGGATCAAGATCCCGATCGTGATGCCCTCCCTCGTGCTCACGTTCTTCTTCTCGGTCATCGCCACGCTCCAGGTCTTCACCGAGCCCATGGCGCTCAAGCCGCTGACCAACGGCCTCTCCAGTTCCTGGAGTCCGCTGATGGCCATCTACGACGCCGCCTTCCTCAGGTCGGACATCTACGGCGCCTCCGCCACCGCCGTGGTGCTGGCTCTCGCGACCTTCGCGCTCTCCTTCACGCTGCTGCGCGTCTCCGACCGCTACACCCGGGAGGACCGGGCATGACCCCCCTCACCCTCACCGCCACCGACGCCCGCCCGGGCCCCGCCAAGCCGAAGCGCACCGCCTGGGTGCCCACCCTGGTGCTGGTCCTCGGCTCGCTGTACTGCCTGATCCCCGTCATCTGGGTGGTCATCGCGGCGAGCAAGGGCCGCGGCGAACTCTTCTCCACGTTCACCTTCGCCCCCGGCACCGGCTTCCTCGACAACTTCAAGGACCTGAGTTCCTACCGGGACGGCATCTTCTGGCAGTGGATGCTCAACTCCCTCTTCTACGCGGGCGGCGGCGCCCTGCTCTCCGCCGCGGTCTCGGCCGCCGGCGGCTACGCGCTGGGCCGATTCGCCTTCAGGGGACGGGAGTTCGTCTTCAAGCTGATGCTGGCCGGCGTCCTGGTCCCGAGCATCGTGCTGACGGTCCCGCAGTACCTGCTCCTCTCGAAGACGGGCCTGGCCGACTCGTACTGGTCGATGCTGCTGCCGTCGATCCTCTCTCCCTACGGCGTCTACCTCGTCCGTATCTACGCGGCCGCGTCCGTGCCCAACGAACTCCTCGAAGCCGCCCGCATGGACGGCGCGAGCGAGTGGCGGATCTTCTCGCGGATCGCGGTACCGATGATGATGCCGGGCCTCATCACGGTGTTCCTGTTCCAGTTCGTCGGCATCTGGAACAACTTCCTGCTGCCGTTCGTGATGCTCGCGGACGACACCAAGTTCCCGCTCACGCTGGGTCTTTACACCCTGCTCAACCAGGGCGCCTCGCAACCGGCGCTCTACACACTGGTCATCATGGGCTGCTTCCTCGCGATCCTGCCGCTGATCGCGCTGTTCCTGGTGATCCAGCGCTTCTGGTCGCTGGACCTGCTGAGCGGATCGGTCAAGGCGTGAGATAAGTACCGAGCTCCAACTCCCCCCACTGAACCGGCAGAACGAGGACCATGACCACCAGTCCGAACGGACGCCGCAAACCGCCCACCATCCACGACGTGGCCCGGGAGGCAGGGGTCTCCCGGGGGACCGTCTCCCGGTTCCTGAACGGCGGCCACTACGTCTCACCGGCCGCCCGCACCGCCGTGGAGACGGCGATCAGGAAGACGGGGTACGTCGTCAACCGGCACGCCCGCTCCCTGAGCACCGGACGGTCGGACTCGGTGGCGTTCCTCCTCACCGAGCCGCAGGAGAAGTTCTTCGAGGACCCCAACTTCAATGTCCTGCTGCGGGGTTGCACCGAACACCTGGCCCGCCACGACATCCCCCTGCTGCTGATGCTGGCCTCCTCCAAGGACGAACGCCGCCGCCTCACCCGCTACATCACCTCGGGCCACGTGGACGGCGTACTCCTCGTCTCCAACCACAGCGGCGACCCCGTCGCGGCCGAACTCCGGGACGCGGGCATCCCGTTGGTGGCCTGCGGCAAGCCGCTCGGCACCGCCTCCAAGTACAGCTATGTGGCCGCCGCCGACCGCGACGGCGCCCAGGAGATGGTCCGCCACCTCATCTCCCGGGGCAGACGCCGCATCGGCATGGTCACCGGCCCGCTGGACGCCCCCGGCGGCCCGGACCGCCTGGCCGGCTACCGGGACGTCCTCACGGAGGCGGGCCTGCCCCACGACCCGACCCTCGTCGTCGAGGGCGACTACCGCCGCACCGGAGGCGAGGAGGCGGCCCGCAGACTCCTGACCCAGGCCCCCGATATCGACGCGGTGTTCGTCGCTTCCGACCTGATGGCCCTCGGCGTGGTCAACACCCTTCAACAATCCGGCCGTTCGGTCCCGGATGACATCGCTGTCGGAGGCTTCGACGACTCGGCGGCGGCCACCTCCATCACCCCGGCCCTCACGACCATGCGCCAGCCTTACGACCGCATCAGCGCCGAAATGGTGCGAATGCTTCTCGCGCAGATCGCCGGCGAGGACACGGCCGGCGTGATCCTGCCCACCGAACTGGTGATCCGGGAGTCGGCATAACCGCCGTAACTGTCAAATCAACCGGAACACGGGTCAACGGATGTGAAGGCAGGAGCCGTCCGGTTCGTGTCGAGTCGGTGGGGCGTTCCATCCGTATTCTCTGATCATGGCCGCACCCCTCGCATATGCACTGATCGCCACCGACCTGGACGGAACGCTGCTGCGCGGCGACGACACACTCTCCGACCGGTCCCGCATCGCACTCGCGAGGGCGACAGCGGCCGGCGCCCGGCACCTCGTCGTCACCGGCCGGCCCGCCCCGAGGGTGCGACCGCTCCTCGAGGACCTCGGCAGCAGGGGGCTCGCGGTGTGCGGACAGGGCGCGCAGTTGTACGACGCAGGCGCGGACCGTCTGCTCTGGTCGGTCACCCTGGACCGGGAGTTGGCGGAGACCGCGCTCGGCAAGATCGAGGCGGAAGTGGGCCAGGTGTACGCGGCGGTCGACCAGGACGGAGTCGACGGCCTCACCCTCATCGAGCCCGGCTACCTGATGCCGCACCCCACGCTCCCCGCGGTACGGGTGGGCCGGCGAGACGACCTCTGGTGCGAACCCATCAGCAAGGTGTTGCTCCGTCACCCCGCCCTGGAGGACGACGAGTTGGCGGCCACGGCCCGCTCGGTGGTCGGTTCCCTGGCCTCGGTCACCATGTCGGGCCCCGGCACCGTCGAACTCCAGCCACTCGGCATCACCAAGGCAACGGGCCTCGCCCTGGCCGCCCGACACCTTGGCTTGCAGCCCGCCGACACCATCGCCTTCGGCGACATGCCGAACGACATCCCGATGTTCGACTGGGCAGCCCATGGAGTGGCCATGGCCAACGCCCACCCCGAACTCAAGGCGGTGGCCGACGAGGTGACGTCCTCGAACGAGGACGACGGCATCGCGGCGGTACTGGAAAGACTGCTGAACTGAGACGCGCCCCTTCTTTTAGGGGCGCGGGGAACTGCGCGACCAGCCACGACGCAGCCGCAGACAAACAACGACCCGTCGTGACTGGTCCAACGTTTCCTAGTAAGCGCCGTACACGTTGTCGATAGACCCATACACCGCCGCCGCGTAGTTGCAAGCCGCCGTGATGTTCGCAACCGGGTCATACGGATCAAACGCAGTCCCGGCCACGTGATACGCGTTGAACGTCGGGTCGATCACCTGAAGCAACCCCTTCGACGGCGTACCGGCCGCCGCATTGGAGTCCCAGTTGTTGATCGCGTACGGGTTACCGGACGACTCACGGATCACGTTCCGGTAGATCCCGTTGTACGTCCCCGGAATCCCCTTCTGCGCCATGATCGCGAGGGACTCACGAATCCACCCGTCAAGGGTGTTGGAGTACCCGGCGGCGGTGGTCGACGCGGTCGTGGCCGCGGAAGCGGTGGTCGCCCCCACGATCGGCAGGGCGATGATCGCGGCACCCGTACCGGCGACGGCGAGCGTGCGGAAGAGTCGGGTACGGCGGGACTGAGCGGATGCAGGCATGACGAGGTTCCTCTCCGTCGCCTGCGAGGTGAGCTGTCGGGTTCGGGCTGGGAGGTGCCCGGCCACGCCCTCGCGGACGTGACTTAACCCCAAGCCGTCCCGGTCGAGACGACCGGTCCGGCGACTTACCTGGTTCCCCCGCTCCTGCCGTGCGAGATGTTCGTGACTGGGATATCGGGCGGCGGCAGGATTCGGCGTTCCGCCCGACAGGCCGGGAAACTATGCGAGAGCACATGTCCGGAACAAGTGGCGGAATCACACCTAACCCCTATTGACCTTGGTCTGAGGCGTATGGGGCACTTGATCCTTTGCGTGAGCCAAGGGTCAACTGTCAATCGCCGCAAGGGGAAACGTGAACACGCAGGAACACAGGTCACACACAGAAACGCGTGACCCAACTCACGGGAGGATTAAGAACGGCAAATCGGGCATTCGGCCTCAACTGGCAGTTCTCGGAATCCTTTTCTCCCATGTGCGATGAAAGATCACCTCTTCGCCTTCGATGCAGATGACCTCGTTCGAGGTAATAAAGTCCGTTTCGTCGCAAGTAATCTCGGACCGCGTCCGCACGGTCGTGTCCCAGCCCAGCTCCGGCCGGTGCAGCCGGATCGACCAGTCGGACCGCGTACGGGCGGACAAGGGGTCCGACTCGTCGATCGTGTACGTCTCCAGCGCGTCCTCGGTGAACTCCAGCCCGTCCGGATACACGCGTGTGCCGCCGTACCGGGGATCCACCTCCAGCCGCCACTCACCCTTCGCCACATCCCGCACGACCAGCCGCTCGGGCCGCGGTTCGTCCAGCGTGGCCGGGTAGTTCACCCCGAGCGGCTCGGCCTCCTCGGGCTCGTCGAACCG from Streptomyces sp. NBC_01478 includes the following:
- a CDS encoding glycoside hydrolase family 53 protein, with the translated sequence MRRRSVLTAAGAVGAAALAVPVLGAAPAVAADRRRLEIRGMDISSLPKDEAYGAVYRRADGRRDDPIRILADAGVTHARLKVWVNPADGYNNKRHILPLAKRLRRAGIGIWVDFHYSDTWADPAHQTKPAAWADLDVAGLTRAVYDHTADVLGALRRQGTPADLVQIGNEINGGLLWPTGKNWGDDGGGWGNLTTFLKAGLTAARDTTPRIRTMLHIASGGDNGTSRWWYDNVVADGVDFDIIGQSYYPFWHGTPAAAAANLADLAARYDKPVLIAETAYPFTLESEDATNDIMYDPSQLTEGYPATPAGQAAWLRTVADLMVDVPGGKGLGYCYWEGVWTYRKGDGWDPTDPTSGNAWENLALFDFQDRALPGLRTLGGYRS
- a CDS encoding beta-galactosidase, translated to MPSPAPHDRLPLAFGGDYNPEQWPQEVWEEDVRLMREAGVTTVSLGVFSWARMEPRPGEYDWEWLDTVVELLHASGISVNLGTPTVVPPAWFYRAHPDALPVTREGVRLAFGSRGAICHSNPAYRAAAATITTALAERYGSHPAVVLWHVHNEYGAPVLACYCDVCAVAFRGWLRERHDTLDALNKAWGTAFWGQQYGDWEEITPPRATPSVCNPTQQLDYHRFADAQARANFVAERDILHRLSPAIPVTTNFMVAPSQGQTVDYWAWAKEVDLVTNDHYLMTDGRRTHVNLALAADLTRSVAGGGPWLLLEHATSGVNWQPYNPAKRPGEMARNSLGHVARGSEGAMFFQWRQSQSGAEKFHTAMLANSGTDNRGWREVTELGRRVSDLGEAGLRGTRTRGDVAMVWSWDSWWAQSLEWRPSQDLDARERLDSFYEALYDRHLTVDFLPPTGLGDLDPERYPLLVVPQLYAAPAGVGADLERYVSRGGTVLVSFFSGIVDENDTLHAGPYPGALRDVLGLTVEEFDPLLPGETISVQGADGSSYTADLWSEVVIPGAGCETVAVFAEGRTAGGPALTRYGLGSGAAWYLATRLTGADLAAVVDLALADAGITPVDLPRDVELVVREGESGTFRFAVNHTGSEVKVVLPDGTRAAVPAGGVEVFRTPR
- a CDS encoding ABC transporter substrate-binding protein, which gives rise to MKMSIHRHQFSRRSILAGAAAVGLTGTLAACGGSDDDSGKSSGPVKLTYWAWAPNMEKVAAIWNKKNPDITVTVSKQAAGKDIVSKLITAKKAGNAPDLIQVEYQSLPTLVSNDVLADISKYAKSAKSQFAEGLWGMVTLGTDAVYAIPQDSGPLMFFYREDLFKQHNLTVPATWDDFAKTARAAKKALPNAYLTTFSSNDPGLFAGLSQQAGAKWWTVQSGGKWTVGIDDAATKKVTDFWGGLVQEGVIDNQPMYTPAWNNALNKGTNIAWVSAVWAPGVLVSSAPDTKGKWRMAPLPQWSAGEDVTGSWGGSSTGVSTDSKHAEAAAKFATWLNTDPEALAALVKEVAIYPAATKGQSGSVLTPPEFFPNQTDFYDTAAKIAATTAASAWGPNVQVAYDTFSDAFGTATKAKKAAQFDTALATMQSSTFTDMKKQGFKVTEA
- a CDS encoding carbohydrate ABC transporter permease: MTSTPLKGSDRLAAGPLADGTATPVRPRLRRRGRSAPYWFLVPAVLLFISFTVVPIGYAVWLSLHKVQVKGIGLGKGAREQVWNGIGNYTAVFEDSEFGHSVLRAFGYGLIVIPTMLGLALVFALMLDTPQARSAKFARLAIFLPYAVPGIIAALMWGFLYLPTVSPFYYLLREFNLPQPDLFDGGNLYLSFANIAVWGGTGFNMIVIYTALRAIPQEIYEAAKIDGASDLKIALRIKIPIVMPSLVLTFFFSVIATLQVFTEPMALKPLTNGLSSSWSPLMAIYDAAFLRSDIYGASATAVVLALATFALSFTLLRVSDRYTREDRA
- a CDS encoding carbohydrate ABC transporter permease yields the protein MTPLTLTATDARPGPAKPKRTAWVPTLVLVLGSLYCLIPVIWVVIAASKGRGELFSTFTFAPGTGFLDNFKDLSSYRDGIFWQWMLNSLFYAGGGALLSAAVSAAGGYALGRFAFRGREFVFKLMLAGVLVPSIVLTVPQYLLLSKTGLADSYWSMLLPSILSPYGVYLVRIYAAASVPNELLEAARMDGASEWRIFSRIAVPMMMPGLITVFLFQFVGIWNNFLLPFVMLADDTKFPLTLGLYTLLNQGASQPALYTLVIMGCFLAILPLIALFLVIQRFWSLDLLSGSVKA
- a CDS encoding LacI family DNA-binding transcriptional regulator — encoded protein: MTTSPNGRRKPPTIHDVAREAGVSRGTVSRFLNGGHYVSPAARTAVETAIRKTGYVVNRHARSLSTGRSDSVAFLLTEPQEKFFEDPNFNVLLRGCTEHLARHDIPLLLMLASSKDERRRLTRYITSGHVDGVLLVSNHSGDPVAAELRDAGIPLVACGKPLGTASKYSYVAAADRDGAQEMVRHLISRGRRRIGMVTGPLDAPGGPDRLAGYRDVLTEAGLPHDPTLVVEGDYRRTGGEEAARRLLTQAPDIDAVFVASDLMALGVVNTLQQSGRSVPDDIAVGGFDDSAAATSITPALTTMRQPYDRISAEMVRMLLAQIAGEDTAGVILPTELVIRESA
- a CDS encoding HAD family hydrolase, which produces MAAPLAYALIATDLDGTLLRGDDTLSDRSRIALARATAAGARHLVVTGRPAPRVRPLLEDLGSRGLAVCGQGAQLYDAGADRLLWSVTLDRELAETALGKIEAEVGQVYAAVDQDGVDGLTLIEPGYLMPHPTLPAVRVGRRDDLWCEPISKVLLRHPALEDDELAATARSVVGSLASVTMSGPGTVELQPLGITKATGLALAARHLGLQPADTIAFGDMPNDIPMFDWAAHGVAMANAHPELKAVADEVTSSNEDDGIAAVLERLLN
- a CDS encoding transglycosylase SLT domain-containing protein, with translation MPASAQSRRTRLFRTLAVAGTGAAIIALPIVGATTASAATTASTTAAGYSNTLDGWIRESLAIMAQKGIPGTYNGIYRNVIRESSGNPYAINNWDSNAAAGTPSKGLLQVIDPTFNAYHVAGTAFDPYDPVANITAACNYAAAVYGSIDNVYGAY